From the Choloepus didactylus isolate mChoDid1 chromosome 22, mChoDid1.pri, whole genome shotgun sequence genome, one window contains:
- the LOC119519058 gene encoding LOW QUALITY PROTEIN: mitochondrial mRNA pseudouridine synthase RPUSD3-like (The sequence of the model RefSeq protein was modified relative to this genomic sequence to represent the inferred CDS: inserted 1 base in 1 codon), whose amino-acid sequence MGNTLGNIPLLLPHPFPGIVCNVEAPENRQDPPGDQQLENLSREELVNVLRAAVVDQKGPLVTXNKPQGLPVTGKPGDLTLFSVLPELNQSLGLGQQELQIVQAPGKESFGLAPLSSCPQMAGRLQKFFACSRRTQRPTANYCAITDGIPAPSKGKIQAALKLEHIDGVNLIVPVKPPSRKDILEGVKRTLSDFRVVATGSGCALVRLQPLTVLPSQLWVHIVLQLCPVLGDHTFSARVSAVLGQRFLLPADSAKPQGQVLDEALLRCLHLTPSQAARLPLHLHLHHLLLPGARLRDASIELQAPLLPYFSRSLQLLRLHQQ is encoded by the exons ATGGGCAACACTTTGGGAAACATTCCCCTGTTGCTTCCTCATCCTTTCCCAGGAATCGTCTGCAACGTTGAGGCTCCAGAAAACCGTCAGGACCCCCCCGGGGACCAGCAGCTGGAGAACCTCAGTCGTGAGGAGCTGGTTAATGTGCTGAGGGCAGCAGTGGTGGATCAGAAAGGACCTCTAGTGA TGAACAAGCCACAGGGGCTGCCAGTGACAGGGAAACCTGGAGATCTGACACTGTTTTCAGTGCTGCCAGAGCTGAACCAGTCCCTGGGGCTTGGGCAGCAGGAGCTCCAGATTGTTCAAGCTCCTGGGAAGGAGAGCTTTGGACTTGCACCCCTCTCCAGTTGTCCCCAGATGGCAGGCCGCCTCCAGAAGTTCTTTGCCTGCTCACGGAGAACCCAGCGACCCACAGCCAACTACTGTGCCATCACTGATGGGATCCCAGCACCTTCCAAGGGGAAGATCCAAGCAGCTCTGAAACTGGAACACATTGACGGGGTCAATCTTATAGTTCCAGTGAAGCCCCCATCCCGAAAGGACATCCTGGAAGGTGTCAAGAGGACCCTTAGTGACTTCCGTGTGGTGGCCACGGGCTCTGGCTGTGCCCTGGTCCGCCTGCAACCACTTACAGTGCTCCCCAGTCAACTGTGGGTGCATATAGTCCTACAGCTCTGCCCTGTGCTCGGGGACCACACGTTCTCTGCCCGTGTGAGCGCTGTCCTGGGCCAGCGCTTTCTGCTGCCAGCTGACAGTGCCAAACCTCAAGGACAGGTCCTGGATGAAGCTCTTCTCAGATGCCTCCACCTGACCCCCTCCCAGGCTGCCCGGCTTCCCTTGCACCTCCACCTGCATCATCTCCTCCTCCCAGGGGCCAGGCTTAGGGATGCCTCCATTGAGCTTCAGGCTCCCCTGCTGCCTTATTTCTCCAGAAGCTTACAGCTCCTGAGGCTCCACCAGCAATAG